The genomic region CAGCACCGAATTGCGCGGCGACAGCGATCAACTGACACAGGTTTTCCGAAACCTTATTGAAAACGCCCTGAAATATGGCGGACAAAACAAGACCGTAACAATCAAGATGCGCCACGAGATGGGGCAGGGCAGCCTTAAGGGCAGGCTTTTATGTGTCGATGTCATCGATCAAGGGGAAGGAATTGATCCCTTGCACATCCCGCGCCTGACAGAGCGATTCTATCGCGTGGACAATCACCGCAGTCGCGCCATGGGGGGAACGGGTTTGGGCCTTGCGATTGTAAAACACATCGTCCAGCGCCATCGCGGGCGTTTGAAAATCACTTCGGAACAGGGGAAAGGCAGCTGCTTTTCCGTGATTCTTCCGAGCGAATAACCATCGAAATCCGCCGTTTTCCTAATGAAATGCTCAAAATTTCCAAATTTCGCAGAATTTTCACAAAATTTGGGCGATCCGAGGGCATTGTCACATAACTGTTACGTTTCTGTCACAAAAGCTTGGTGAACCACGCATAGGCAGGCCCACAAGAGCGCGGCACTGGTGCCCGTTCTGCCAACCCGAAAACCACTTGGAGTGACAGAAGAATGTCTTTCACAAAATTGACCGTTTCCGCCCTTGCCTTGGCGGCATTGTCCGCAACGGGCGCAGTCGCGCAAAGCCGTGACTATGTCAGCATCGCGGGCTCATCCACGGTTCTGCCTTATGCAAATATCGTTGCCGAAGCGTTTGGCGCTGAAACCGATTTCGCAACCCCCGTTGTTGAGGGTGGCGGTTCGTCCACTGGCCGCCGCATGCTGTGCGAAGGCGTTGGCGAAGGCACAATCGATATCGCGAACTCCTCTAGCTTGATGAAAGACTCCGAGCGCGAAGTATGCGCAGGCAACGGTGTAACCCCAATCGAAGTTCGCATTGGCTATGACGGCATCGTATTCGCCTCTGACATCAATGGCCCTTCTTTCGCTTTCACACCTGCAGATATCTACTTGGCGCTTGCCGCTGAGTTGCCTGTTGATGGCGCAATGGTTGCCAACCCAAATGCCAACTGGGCTGACGTAAATGGCGATCTTCCTTCTCAGGAAATCAACATGTTCGTTCCTGGCACGAACCACGGCACGCGCGAAGTTTTCGAAGAAAACGTGATCCTCGCAGGTTGTGAGGATACTGGCGCAGCAGAAGCAATGGCTGGTATGGGCATGGACGAAGATGCAGTTGAAGAAGCCTGCATGACCCTGCGCACCGATGGCCGTTCGGTTGATATCGAAGGCGACTATACACAGACGCTTGCAAATCTCGACAGCACCCCAACAGGTATTGGCGTATTCGGTCTGTCTTTCTATGAAAACAACACCGACCGTCTTCAGGTTGCGACTATGTCTGGCGTAACTCCAACCGTTGATGCAATTGCATCTGGCGAATACCCCGTATCGCGCCCTCTGCAGTTCTACGTCAAGCAAGAGCATATCGGCGTGATCCCAGGTTTGAAGGAATATGTTGAGTTCTTCATCTCTGACGAAATCGCAGGCCCTGGTGGCCCATTGGCTGAATACGGCCTTGTTCCTGATCCAGAATTGGCAGCGACCCAAGCAATGGTTGCAGGCCTCTAAGATCTGACGGCTTTCTAAATTCGGTCTGGGCGGTTCCACCGCCCAGATCCACCCCGCCCAAAGGGCAAAACTTAAAAGAGCAGAGCGGACGACCAAATGCCCCTGACAATCAGCATTTCGCTTGTTTTGGCCCTAATTGCAGTGCTTGCGATTGTGGGCTTTTTTATCGGGCGCGCCCGCGCGATTTCTGTCGCAAACGGGGTCGAGTCGAGCCTGCATTCACTTCCGAAACAGCATGGCATGCATGTGGCCCTTGCGGCCTCTGTGCCAGCACTGATTTTCATTATTCTCTGGTCGATTGGATCAGGGATTGCTTCGAACAGCTATACCGCTTCGATCATTGATCCCAATGCACCTGAATTGCAGTTATCCGCTGACGTTACCGATGGCTTGCCGCAGGACGAGATAGACGTCCGCCTTGCCGCGCAGCGCGATCTCTTCGTTGCGAATGTCAAAGGGTTGGCGGTTGCGATTGATGGCTATATCGCCAATGGCAACGCAACCGAAGCCGATGTTGAGGGCTGGCGTGTAGATTTCACCCCGTTGGCGCAGCGCTTGCGCGATGACGGGCAAATTATTGGCGCGAATATCTCGCAAAA from Rhodobacterales bacterium HKCCA1288 harbors:
- a CDS encoding substrate-binding domain-containing protein — translated: MSFTKLTVSALALAALSATGAVAQSRDYVSIAGSSTVLPYANIVAEAFGAETDFATPVVEGGGSSTGRRMLCEGVGEGTIDIANSSSLMKDSEREVCAGNGVTPIEVRIGYDGIVFASDINGPSFAFTPADIYLALAAELPVDGAMVANPNANWADVNGDLPSQEINMFVPGTNHGTREVFEENVILAGCEDTGAAEAMAGMGMDEDAVEEACMTLRTDGRSVDIEGDYTQTLANLDSTPTGIGVFGLSFYENNTDRLQVATMSGVTPTVDAIASGEYPVSRPLQFYVKQEHIGVIPGLKEYVEFFISDEIAGPGGPLAEYGLVPDPELAATQAMVAGL